The proteins below come from a single Corylus avellana chromosome ca3, CavTom2PMs-1.0 genomic window:
- the LOC132173990 gene encoding cytochrome P450 736A117-like has translation MSIFLLAATFSLQLIEQTATFFLLNPFVLTILAFILIFLFKWSSTFSTTKTNTPPSPPKLPIVGNFHQLGAQPHRSLGSLAQRHGPLMLLHFGSVPTLVASSADAAREIMKTHDLIFANRPKSSMFEKLLYNYKDVSTAPYGEYWRQMKSMSVLHLLSNKRVESFRAVREEETFLLIEKIKKSCSSAYVNLSQVLENLTNDVVCRVALGRKYGVGEGGRKFKELLGEFVELLGALSVGDYIPWLAWVSRVNGLDARAEKVAKQYDDFLEGVIEEHIDCQKRGLENEHQKDFVDVLLQIQKESVIGFPIDRVSVKALILVSKPLSLSLPACVGVYTRTIRDIIDECISS, from the coding sequence ATGTCCatctttcttcttgctgcaACTTTCTCCCTGCAATTGATAGAGCAAACTGCAACTTTCTTCTTGCTCAATCCCTTTGTTTTAACCATCTTGGCCTTCATCTTAATATTCCTATTCAAATGGTCCTCTACCTTTTCGACCACCAAAACAAACACACCACCTTCACCACCAAAGCTCCCTATCGTCGGGAACTTCCACCAACTCGGCGCGCAGCCTCACCGTTCACTCGGGTCCTTAGCTCAACGCCATGGCCCCCTCATGCTGCTTCACTTTGGCAGCGTACCAACACTTGTTGCCTCGTCTGCTGATGCTGCCCGCGAGATCATGAAGACCCATGACCTCATCTTTGCCAACCGCCCCAAATCAAGCATGTTCGAGAAACTACTATACAATTACAAAGATGTGTCAACGGCCCCCTATGGCGAGTACTGGAGGCAAATGAAAAGCATGTCAGTGCTACATCTTTTGAGTAACAAAAGGGTTGAGTCCTTTCGAGCTGTGAGAGAGGAGGAAACTTTTCTATTGATTGAGAAAATCAAAAAGTCTTGTTCTTCAGCATATGTGAATTTAAGCCAAGTGCTTGAAAACCTTACTAATGATGTAGTATGTAGGGTGGCTTTGGGAAGGAAGTATGGCGTTGGGGAAGGTGGAAGAAAGTTTAAGGAGCTTTTGGGTGAGTTCGTGGAGTTGTTGGGTGCTCTAAGCGTGGGGGATTATATTCCATGGCTTGCTTGGGTGAGCCGTGTGAATGGCTTGGATGCTAGAGCGGAGAAAGTGGCTAAACAGTATGATGATTTTCTAGAAGGAGTAATTGAAGAGCACATAGATTGTCAGAAGAGAGGACTAGAAAATGAACACCAAAAGGATTTTGTGGACGTTTTGCTTCAAATCCAAAAGGAAAGCGTGATTGGTTTTCCTATTGACAGAGTTAGCGTCAAAGCTCTAATCCTGGTAAGcaaacctctctctctttctctccctgcaTGTGTGGGTGTGTACACTCGCACCATACGTGATATAATTGATGAATGCATTTCTTCTTAA